One Micromonas commoda chromosome 5, complete sequence genomic window, GATCAGGACCCTCGCCAGCGACAACCACCCTGAACGGCGGCAAACCCTCGATGGAcccctcagccttggccgcgagcagctcggtGATCGTCTTGGCGAAGGAACCCAGGCCCTTCTCGCGCACGATCCTCGCGACCCATAGGATCAcaacctcgccgtcctcggtgccggcgtccgcggctcgcgAGTCGCCCCGGCCCCGCCTCTGATCGCCacgtcccgcgcgcctcggccacCCTCCCGAcccaccaccgccgctcgagctcgaccgcGACCCGACACCCATCACCTCCCGCCGAAACTCCAGCGAACGCTGCGCGGGCGAGTACATCGTCAGGTTAATCCCGCGCGGGAAAAAACCcatgcgctcgcgcgggacTCCCATGTCGGAcaggtgctcggcggcggcgtagctcggggtggcgacgacgtcgcagCTGGAGTAAAACCCGCCGAGCATCTGTCGCAGCGGcgtggcgaggacgccgacgcggtagTACTGGAGGTAGGTGTCGTACGCGGTGTGGTAGCTGCACACCGAGCACACGCCGTTTTCCGCGGCCCATCGCACGGCGGAGTGGCCGAGCatgtccggcgcggcgacgtgcacgaCGTGGGGCGAGAACGTCTCGATCTGGTGCCGCTGCCGCGCCTGCAGCGGCGCCGCCATCTTGtactcgccgcgcccgggcaTCGGCACGTGGggcacgtccgcgacgtggaAGCGCTCGttgttcgccgcctcgacgaaatcgcgctcggcgaggtcggggGACATGACAAAGACGGAGGAATCGGGCCTGGACGCGAGGTGGTGCGCCAGTCGCTTCATCGTCCGCgacacgccgtcgacgtgggTCCACACCGAGGCGAagatgacgacgcggcgctcgccggggtagccgccgggcgcgccgccgttacCCACGGGTCCCGCGTCGTGCACGATgggcacgggcgcggggacgggttTGGGGTGTGTGGGGTTTAGGGTTCGTGCGtccccctcggcgcgcgagtcgccCCCCTCGGGAACACCCGCACCCCCGGCCCAAACCCCGCCACGATTCGCCGATTCagaaccgccgccggccctcggccccgtcgtcgtcgtcccgtcgCCCACCTCTCGCCCACCTCTTCCCGCGGCCCAcctcccgccgtcgtcctccctgTGGCACACGATGTCCGGGCACACCGCCTGCGACACCACGTTCCCGCTCCTGGCCAACGACCGAAggagcccggcgacggcgtcccgtTGCGCTCTCAAGTCGCACGCCTCGTaccctcgcgcccttcgctCGAACaaatccgccgcgccgcgcctccacTGGTAGTGCTGCACCTTGAGGGGCACGGGGTACGCGTTGGTGTGGtcctccgcgagcctcgacgcggtgacgacgtcgtcgaggccgaaATCCTGGAGCGTCCGGACGTCCAGGATGGGGTActgcgcgcggtgcgcccacacccgctcgccgccgccgacgacgccgacgagggtgCTGTGATGCCGGAGCCCGTGCAACGCGTACGTGTTGATGCCGTGGCCGTGGCCGTGCGCGTGGCCGTGGTGGCCGTGGCCGCccccaccaccgccgcccccaccaccgcccccgccgccaacgccggcgccgcctccgcacGCCCCCACCGAGCACCGAAGCGGAAACGCGtcgctcatcgtcgtcgtcgcgtcacCGGGGGCGTCTACGAGCTCCCCGCTCTCCGCTACCCTGTCCACCCACGCGCCGTGCACCAGCGAGTACCCCATCTCGTCCACGGACCCGAGGAACGAGGGCACCGTCTGCCCGACGGGGGGCGTGAcgtgctcgtcgaggtcggcgacgacgatccagtcctcctcgtccaccccggCGTTGGCGAGGTGATTCTCCCAGtggtgcgcgacggcgctgaacaagagcgcctcgccctccCACACCTCGTGGAAgacccgccgttcgcgcagGCTCGATaccatggcgtcgacggcgtcgtcgtcgtcggcgtccctgGCGTGCACGACGACCATGACGTGCGACGCCGGCACCTTCGCTACGTCGACGTAATGGCGAAGGAATTGTTCCaggagcgccggcgcggcgggatcggacgcggcggcgccggcgaggacgaagacgcgcgcgtcggtggcgttgAGGCCGGAGAGCTCGCGGTCGGGGGGTCGGAAGGTCTTCGGGTGCCCTCGGAAGCGCCCGCGCTTGATGGAcagcggcgcgcctcgagtCGAGGCGAAAGCCGATCCCACCGATgatcccgcgtcgtccccggtcGTCTTTTTCCCggatcggcgcgacgacgacgcgtcggtcgtcgccccgtcgccgccgctcgcggaggcATCCGCGGAgtggcccgcgccgagcgtcgATACCCCGTCGAtgcgcgacggcacgccgccgggcgatccgtcgtcgcgttcccgcgcccccccgcgcccccctccCGCCCCGCCGTCAGCGCCAAAGCCAAAAAGGCCAAacccatcgtcgtcgccaaacAGCGGCGACCGATCTcgcagcggcgccgcggagcacaGCAACCTTCGGGCGCTGCTCGTCTCCACCTCCCCCTCGCGCAGCACCGCGGGAAGCTCCGGCGCGTGGTGATGACGCGGGCGCACGCGATACTTCCCGAAGTAGACCACCAGGCTCACCGCGTAcagcacgacgacgagcgcgagcgtgcgCGGCACCGCTCGCACCGCCCGCAGGAGCCTGCGCTGATGCTTCTGGCGCGTGCGCTGGGGCATGCGCTGGAAGAGCCGCGACTCCACCTTACCCCGCCGCCCCTTCCCCGGCTTGAGGGGGCTGCGGTGCTCCTTCGGCGAGTCGCctcccatcgcgcgccgtGTCCCGCCCCGGCCCACGCGGTCGCGCCTCGCAAAGTCGCCAACGGTTgaaggacgccgaggtcgcgtCTCCCGAGCCGGGCGCTTCTCCGCCTCTGATTTGGCGGGGGTTTGCGGGTCCGAGGAACAGCTGGAAAGCCCATACGGGTCTTGGGCGATTCTCGCGAATTAGACGTACATACACGGCGAATGTCTCAGGAAATGACGCCTAATTGACTTTGCCGGGGGGGGGCAAAAATGAGCTGGCATATCAAGCATGCCCAGTCACCCAGAGTTCGTCGATAACTGACTCGGACGACTCGGAAATTGTCTCATCGAGGTGCTCACCTCGGTGCGCCAcacggggcgagcgcgggagcgggagcgagCGACCGACGAATGGTGCTCGTGCGGGTCATCCGCGCGGTCGTGCGCGCGATACGCGTGCCCCTGCGCAGGCCCCTCGAGCCCCTGCTGTGGATAGCCGCGTCGCTCTCCGCGAAGGATGTCTGGGTGGGTGTTCCAAAAACCCCACTTTCGCGCTCCACGCCACGgggcgaccctcgcgcgcgtcgcccgaggcTCCGTCgaccgctcgcgccgacaccgcgcaccccccgcgcgcgccgcgataTCTCCACGCCGTGCTGACGCCCCTCTCTCCCGTCCCGCCCGTTCCCCCCCTCCCCCCTTCGCAGACCCTCCCGGGCTCGCACGGCGACCCAtcgtccccgggcgcgtcctccccgggttccccatcgtcgcgatcgcggaggCCGACcaaccgccggcgccgcggcggcacgctcctcgtcgtcgccgcgcagtcccagctcgacggcgccaggTGGCAGGTCTACCCGGCGTACatgtccgccgtcgcgtgcaCCTtggtggacgtcgtcgccggtggctTCGGCCGGTGgcgtggcgtcgacgtgcacCCATTCGTGTGCAAGATCGTCGCGGGCCTGGGGGGGGTCGGGGCGCTGgtgtccaccgccgcgggggtgttcGCGCCGGTGTTCCTGTTCCCAAAACCCACCGGGCCGTACCGCACGGGGAAGACCACGCGGTTGTggatcgacgcgacgcgccggtcgTGGCTCCTTCGCGGCAAGGCGAGGATCGGAAAAAATCCGGAGAGTCGGATGCTCATGGCGAACGTGTGgtatcccgccgccgcgcccagaCCCAGGctccgacgcgaacgacgaatCGACGATGGGAAGAAGGATAAAAGTAACAATAACGATAACCCGGCGGGTTCGAACCCGGGACGagagaacgacgacgggtacgtctccgggagcgacggcgggtgcgacagcggcgacgacctcggcaAGCACTggccggacgacgaggcggcgaagttGCACTacgaggcgatggcgcagGAGAAGCTGCTTCGAGCCCAGGTGCTGGGTTCACCCGACGGGAagaggcgcgggggggccggggcggacgccaccggcggcgtcagcaTTCCCGATCGCATCACCATCGCCAACGCCCGCAAAGCGGaggctcgccgtcggcggcggcggcagcggggTAAGCGGACGCACTGGCTCGAGCCCacgctggcgacgacgatggcggtGTCGTTCGCGCTCCCGGGGTGGATCGTGGATTACTTCAGGCTGGTCCGGATggaggcgcgcgtggacgttCCCGTGGCGgatccccccgccgcgtcgtcgtcgctggacGGGTGCACCGAGGGCTTCCCGCTCGTGCTCTTCTCGCACTCCTTCACCGGCATGAAGGAGCAAAACTCCAGTCTGCTCCAGGAGCTCGCGTCGTGGGGGCACATCGTCGTGGCGGTGGACCACccccacgacgccgcgctcgtgctgtACCCCGACGGGTCCACCGCGGATTTTCGAGGGTACGACATGCCGATGGAATCCGAACCGAGAAACTGGTGGCGGTTTCGGCACGAAcacgcgcggtggcgggcgctCGActtggcgcacgcgctcgagagGATCGTGGACGCCAACGGGGACCCCGACAGCCCGCTGCATCGGAAGGTGGACctgacgcgcgtcgccgcggtggggcACTCGttcgggggcgccgcgtgcctTATGCTCGCGCAGATGGACCCGAGGATCACCAGCGTGGTGCTGATGGACCCGTGGATGTGGCCGCTGGGCAAGGAGTCGacggtcgcgggcgcgccgtgcccgcTGCTCGTGCTCGAGGCTCCGGAGTTTTTGTGGGACAGGGACATCTTCTGCGTGAACAACGGGGAGATGTCGTCGCTgctgtgcgcggcgacggcgccgcagTGCGCGGGGGTGAGACCGAGGTCGGAACCCCCCACGCCGTCAAAGACCCCTCGGCCGTCCAAGATGGATTCGAGAAGGATCAGCGACGGATCCGTCCGGTTCGACGACAtgatcggcgacgacggacgcgaacacggcgccggggaggacgaTGGGGAGGACGGAGACCGTTCTTCAAGGCCTTCGGTGTCGTCGGGGGAGGCGCCCACCGGCCCCGCCGGAGAGAGCGCGCTGGAGAGAGCCCGCGCGAGGGATTTGGCGCAAAAAAAAGAATCGGCGGGGATCGAGGCGGGGATCGATCCCGCGACGTACGCGGGGGAGGatcccgcgcacgcgcacgccccGCCCGGGTTCatcggcgcctccgtcgacggGTTCAAGGGCGTGGGTTTTTACACCGAGGACGGGTTCTACCACGCCGGGTCCCCGCCCGTGTCGCCGACGTCCGTGCGACAGGGCGTCTTCAAACGGCCGCAGCACCCGAGGAGTTCCAGCCAGGATAACCTGGCCGcgatgggcgacggcgggggaagCGGGTCCAACCTCGCCGGGTCCCAAACCGGGTCCGGGTCCCTCGCTCGCTCGAGGTCGGGGAGCAGGTCCAACCTCctgggacgcgcggggtcgtcggGCGGGCTGGGAATCGAACCCGGCACGTCCGGttcgggcggcgaggcgcttaAACGCTCGGGCAGCAGCTCGGGGTGGACCgagatcctcgacgccgtaaacccgccggcgacgacgaccgacggaggcgacgacgacggaggaggaggaggaggcggcggcggcggcgggggtggatgGGGCAACACCggcccgccgctcgcgggccgtccgccgccgaggacggacTCGTGGGAGTCGCTCCTGGCTCCGTTTCGGGGCCatcgcgggggcggatccggagcgctccgccgctcccgcgccaACTCGTTCAACAGCGGCAGCGACTGGGACGGCTCGCACCTCGGCACCACGCGCGACCCCTCCGGGATCGCGTTCAAAGCTGTCGTCGACTCCGCGATGCACTTCGACTTTACCGACATGGCGATGGTCGCGccgctgacgacgacgatgctgGGGTGGGTCGGTCGGGGCGGCCGCGAAGTCCACGACGTGTCATCCGCGTGCGTCTTGAGATTCCTTCGATCGTTTAaccacgcgcgcgaacccgatGCGGCGTCACCGGACGCTAAGGACCTCGAGCGACTCCGCGCGGGGCTGTTGAGCAGGACGCCGGTGTCGGAGGTGTTGCCCGCGAGGGAGTGGGGATTCGCGGGTGGGCACGCGTTTGGCGGGCACGGTGGGGTCGTTGCCGCGAAGACGtcgttcccggcggcggggatcccGGACGGCCAAACCCCGCACCCGAACCCGAACGAACCGGCCGAACCCGTCGGAAGCGGCGCGCGACCCCCCCGCGAGCGCAAGGGCCCGCTGAGCCCGCTGCGGAACAAGCTGAAGATGCCGCCGCTTCCGATCCCGGACAGGCTCAGGCGGATCCGattgccgccgcggccgccccaCGAGATGACCTCCCcagccgagcgcgcgaggcgcgcgaggctcctGCGGCAGTACCGCGGCagcttcgacgcgacgcacgtgCCGGAGAACTGGATGGAGCTGGAGTCCATCGCGTCAGATTCGGATGGGGAGACGCCAgacgcggatgacgacgacggagccaCCGACGGGGGATACgccagcggcgacgacgagccgaaGACCCCCGCGGGGATTGGACACGtgacgaacgacgacgacgacgacgacggcgccggggggaaCGACGAATCGTTCGACGAGTTCGCCACCCCGACGGCTCGCCTCGGGTTTACGAGCGCTCCATCCGCGGATGGGGAATCGCCCGGCTTTGTCAGCGCGgagagctcgccggcgcAAGCGACGGGTCTCCCTCCCGGCGTCAACGACGCGTCgatcgagcgccgcgacgacccggggGGTTCGGGTTCGGGTCCGAcgatcgatcgcggcgacggtccgGGGAGGGTCGGTCGGCAAGGTTCCGGAAAGGTtccggagccgtcgccggagcGCGCCCCTCCGGGTGCGATCGTCGATCTCGATCGATCGCCGTACCCGGTGGAGGTCAagccccgcggcgtgcgctGGGTCAAATCGCACGAGtggacgctcgccgcggaccggGAGTGGACGGAGTCCCAACGGCGCGAGATGCGCTGGTTGCTtcacgaggcgacggcgcggggcgttCGGCTGCAACCCAGCGACTTCGTCGCCATGTTTCCCAGCTTCGACTCCGCTGCCATtagacgcgcggcggtggaggagctgACGACGCTGCacgcgcacccgccgccgaagccgctgGTGTGGATGTCGCAGATGATCGTGGACGAGAGCGGGGAGCTGCGGAGCAAGCACGACAGGCCGCACTAGCAAGCCtcgagccggcggcgggcgggcgggtgAATAAAACGCATCGTCAAATCGAACCGAAGCCCGCGTCGCCAGTCACCAGCCAGTCTCTCATCGTTCAACCTTCTCCACGCCTTTTCCTGCCATGAATGAAGCCGCGCGTTACGGAGACCGTTTTCGGCTGAATGCGGGGCGCGAATTCAGCTTTTCACGGTGAAATCGGCTCAATTCGGGTGCGAAATCGAGCCAAACCGCGGAAAAAGTCAACGTTTCAAACGCACCGGGTCACGAAACAATCCCGCACGTCCCGTCAcagagcgacgacgcgactgCCGCGCGCCGCACGTGTCTCACCCGGGTCGACCACACGCGcatcgaacgcggcgccgctcggaATCCGCGTCGCCATGAGTTACGCGTCCCACCACGCGGCTAACGGCGACGGAAAGGTGCGCCCgaacccccccgcgcgcccgtcgaacCCAGTCCCAACCGCCGTTCCCCTCGGAAAACCCGAAATCTCGTCtcgatcgccaccgcgccagcgcgctgacccgcgtccctcgtgcccccccccccgcgccgcccgcgacagACCCTCGGTgagatggaggagctcgtcgatgcgTCCATGAAGTTCACGCGCGTCCTGAAGCGCAAGGGAGTCTCCCAGGCGACCCTCCAGGTGGCCGTCCGGGCGCGCCCGCTGTCGCGGAAGGAGATGTCCAACGGCGCGCGCACCATCACcaagctcgtcgacgagcgctgcgtcgtcgtcttggaccccgacgaggacgcgaacGAGAGCACGGTGCCGGGCGTACCGAAGCCGCTCAAGCGCaaggaggtggccgcgggAGTCCGCAAGAAGGAGCGGCGCTACGTGTTTGACGCCGCCTACGACGGCGAAGCTTCCAACGAGCAGGTGTACCGAGGAACCGTCCTCCCGCACATCGCGGGAGTGCTCCGGGGAACGAACGCCACGGTGTTCGCGTACGGCGCCACGGGCAGCGGTAAGACGCACACCATGGTGGGGGATCAGAGGGATCCGGGCCTGATGGTGCTCTCGCTTCGCGACGTCTTTCGCTtcatcgcgagcgacggcggggagaAAGATTACAAGGTGGAGTGCTCCTACACCGAGGTGTACAACGAGCTCGTGTACGACTTGCTCGTGCCCAACTCGCCCGCGTTGGAGCTGCGGGAAGATCCCGAACGCGGCCCCATGGTCAGCGGCCTGacccacgtcgccgtcgacgacgagaacgccATCTTCGAGCTGTTGCGTAAAGGCAACGCGAGACGAAAGACGGAGGAGACTGGCGCCAACGCCGTGTCCTCGCGGTCGCACGCCGTGCTCGAGATTTGGGTGACGCGAACGGAGCGCAACCACTACTGCAAGGCGTACACGACGGGGAAGCTGGCGCTGGTGGACCTGGCtggcgcggagcgcgcgtcggAGACGAACAACCGCGGGCATCAGCTCAGGGACGGCGCCAACATCAACCGTTCGCTGCTCTCCCTCGCCAACTGTATCAACGCGCTCGGTAAGCGCAAGAAGAAGGGCTTCGTCTTCGTGCCGTTCAGGGACAGTAAGCTGACGCGGATCCTGAAGGATGGGCTGTGCGGGAACAGCAGGACGGTCATGGTCGCTACCGTCTCTGGCAGCTCGCACCAGTACGAGCACACGGTGAACACGCTCAAGTACGCGGATAGGGCCAAGGAGATTAAGACCCACGTCCACGAGAACAGGGGCACCGTGGAGACGCACATCGCCGAGTACCAGCGCATGATCGACGCCCTGCAGGAGGAGCGGAGGGagctgcgcgcggaggttgaCCGGctcaagggcggcggcggcggcggcgggggcggccgAGTCGGGGTTGGTGGTCCGAGCAacggcttcgccgccgccgtcaacggagggcgggtcccgcgcgagtccggcggcaacggcggctggaacggcggcggccacgagCAGGGCCTgacggtggaggaggtggagaagttcgcgcaggagctcgcggaggcgacggacgcgtgcgccaagGCGCAGCGAGTGCTCCTCGAGCGGCAAACCCGCGAGGCTTCCGCGcgagcagccgccgccgcctccgctctcgaggcgctcgccccgagcgccggcgacgcgggcaaGAGACCCACGGGCCCGACCGACCGCGGGCaagtcgcggcggcggcgggcaagAAGAAGTCGGTCGGGTTCTTCGGCTTTGGCCTCGGCgggaagggcggcggcgggggcgggggggctGATGACGCGGGCTCCGACGCGggctccgacgcgtcgtcgtcgttcgccgacAGGCCGGTGCTCGCGAGCGACCTGGCGGTgcttcacgcgcgcgcgtccctcgcggtcgccgccgacctcgacgccgccgcgctcgagacgcgcgaccGGCTCATTGAGGACCAGcggcgcgccatcgccgcgttgatGTCGGCGCTCGGACCGGCTGCCCGCGAGTCGCGCCTGGATTTacccgcgcgatgcgcgcccTCGCAGCTGGAGGAGCGGTACCGCGCGCTGGTACCCAACGGAGGCAAGGACGGGGGCGtcaaggagggcggcggcgttggaccGGGCGGGGGGTCCAACGCGGGTGgcgggagcgtcgccgcgtcggtgctGCCGGTGGATGCCATCagggtcgaggcggaggcgctcgccgcgcgcgcgagagccgccgaggagTCCCGCCACTCCACCCCGGACGGCAAGAGGAGCGCCGGGTCAGGGTCAGGGTCAG contains:
- a CDS encoding glycosyltransferase family 4 protein (related to a-glycosyltransferases), with the protein product MGGDSPKEHRSPLKPGKGRRGKVESRLFQRMPQRTRQKHQRRLLRAVRAVPRTLALVVVLYAVSLVVYFGKYRVRPRHHHAPELPAVLREGEVETSSARRLLCSAAPLRDRSPLFGDDDGFGLFGFGADGGAGGGRGGARERDDGSPGGVPSRIDGVSTLGAGHSADASASGGDGATTDASSSRRSGKKTTGDDAGSSVGSAFASTRGAPLSIKRGRFRGHPKTFRPPDRELSGLNATDARVFVLAGAAASDPAAPALLEQFLRHYVDVAKVPASHVMVVVHARDADDDDAVDAMVSSLRERRVFHEVWEGEALLFSAVAHHWENHLANAGVDEEDWIVVADLDEHVTPPVGQTVPSFLGSVDEMGYSLVHGAWVDRVAESGELVDAPGDATTTMSDAFPLRCSVGACGGGAGVGGGGGGGGGGGGGGHGHHGHAHGHGHGINTYALHGLRHHSTLVGVVGGGERVWAHRAQYPILDVRTLQDFGLDDVVTASRLAEDHTNAYPVPLKVQHYQWRRGAADLFERRARGYEACDLRAQRDAVAGLLRSLARSGNVVSQAVCPDIVCHREDDGGRWAAGRGGREVGDGTTTTGPRAGGGSESANRGGVWAGGAGVPEGGDSRAEGDARTLNPTHPKPVPAPVPIVHDAGPVGNGGAPGGYPGERRVVIFASVWTHVDGVSRTMKRLAHHLASRPDSSVFVMSPDLAERDFVEAANNERFHVADVPHVPMPGRGEYKMAAPLQARQRHQIETFSPHVVHVAAPDMLGHSAVRWAAENGVCSVCSYHTAYDTYLQYYRVGVLATPLRQMLGGFYSSCDVVATPSYAAAEHLSDMGVPRERMGFFPRGINLTMYSPAQRSLEFRREVMGVGSRSSSSGGGGSGGWPRRAGRGDQRRGRGDSRAADAGTEDGEVVILWVARIVREKGLGSFAKTITELLAAKAEGSIEGLPPFRVVVAGEGPDLPWLRRQIERFPEVKILGHTGGDRLSRTYAAGDIFFFPSRTEVIPNNLIESMASGLAVVTDDVGVNRAIVKDGVTGVLVGGTDALPGDVTAYVDALVSLLRDPATRKRMSKAARKSTHGLTWERTFGSLRRSYDRCRPGRPYARHLDPNVPGSKAASELAARDAAYGDDAVGGGGGVASAASAAAAHEEHGMSVSGALLGISAAAAGGGGGGVASALAAASSALWHPRHHEHAAGHAAATLQAAHERRVDSHLEDSGKTLEDSGGTAGDHNTASGGGGSESSGSGRTPESDPGDPRRVPGSGPGAVNVGGVRERDVIVDPGAPAGSLLYRLSYGMTGGYVRSMEDARADDEAIAAAEAAAKEAAARALATGTWGGGGLMGAGGGFFVGSRPAKTARAAE
- a CDS encoding predicted protein, with the protein product MSWHIKHAQSPRAPRAPAVDSRVALREGCLGGCSKNPTFALHATGRPSRASPEAPSTARADTAHPPRAPRYLHAVLTPLSPVPPVPPLPPSQTLPGSHGDPSSPGASSPGSPSSRSRRPTNRRRRGGTLLVVAAQSQLDGARWQVYPAYMSAVACTLVDVVAGGFGRWRGVDVHPFVCKIVAGLGGVGALVSTAAGVFAPVFLFPKPTGPYRTGKTTRLWIDATRRSWLLRGKARIGKNPESRMLMANVWYPAAAPRPRLRRERRIDDGKKDKSNNNDNPAGSNPGRENDDGYVSGSDGGCDSGDDLGKHWPDDEAAKLHYEAMAQEKLLRAQVLGSPDGKRRGGAGADATGGVSIPDRITIANARKAEARRRRRRQRGKRTHWLEPTLATTMAVSFALPGWIVDYFRLVRMEARVDVPVADPPAASSSLDGCTEGFPLVLFSHSFTGMKEQNSSLLQELASWGHIVVAVDHPHDAALVLYPDGSTADFRGYDMPMESEPRNWWRFRHEHARWRALDLAHALERIVDANGDPDSPLHRKVDLTRVAAVGHSFGGAACLMLAQMDPRITSVVLMDPWMWPLGKESTVAGAPCPLLVLEAPEFLWDRDIFCVNNGEMSSLLCAATAPQCAGVRPRSEPPTPSKTPRPSKMDSRRISDGSVRFDDMIGDDGREHGAGEDDGEDGDRSSRPSVSSGEAPTGPAGESALERARARDLAQKKESAGIEAGIDPATYAGEDPAHAHAPPGFIGASVDGFKGVGFYTEDGFYHAGSPPVSPTSVRQGVFKRPQHPRSSSQDNLAAMGDGGGSGSNLAGSQTGSGSLARSRSGSRSNLLGRAGSSGGLGIEPGTSGSGGEALKRSGSSSGWTEILDAVNPPATTTDGGDDDGGGGGGGGGGGGGWGNTGPPLAGRPPPRTDSWESLLAPFRGHRGGGSGALRRSRANSFNSGSDWDGSHLGTTRDPSGIAFKAVVDSAMHFDFTDMAMVAPLTTTMLGWVGRGGREVHDVSSACVLRFLRSFNHAREPDAASPDAKDLERLRAGLLSRTPVSEVLPAREWGFAGGHAFGGHGGVVAAKTSFPAAGIPDGQTPHPNPNEPAEPVGSGARPPRERKGPLSPLRNKLKMPPLPIPDRLRRIRLPPRPPHEMTSPAERARRARLLRQYRGSFDATHVPENWMELESIASDSDGETPDADDDDGATDGGYASGDDEPKTPAGIGHVTNDDDDDDGAGGNDESFDEFATPTARLGFTSAPSADGESPGFVSAESSPAQATGLPPGVNDASIERRDDPGGSGSGPTIDRGDGPGRVGRQGSGKVPEPSPERAPPGAIVDLDRSPYPVEVKPRGVRWVKSHEWTLAADREWTESQRREMRWLLHEATARGVRLQPSDFVAMFPSFDSAAIRRAAVEELTTLHAHPPPKPLVWMSQMIVDESGELRSKHDRPH
- a CDS encoding predicted protein, with protein sequence MEELVDASMKFTRVLKRKGVSQATLQVAVRARPLSRKEMSNGARTITKLVDERCVVVLDPDEDANESTVPGVPKPLKRKEVAAGVRKKERRYVFDAAYDGEASNEQVYRGTVLPHIAGVLRGTNATVFAYGATGSGKTHTMVGDQRDPGLMVLSLRDVFRFIASDGGEKDYKVECSYTEVYNELVYDLLVPNSPALELREDPERGPMVSGLTHVAVDDENAIFELLRKGNARRKTEETGANAVSSRSHAVLEIWVTRTERNHYCKAYTTGKLALVDLAGAERASETNNRGHQLRDGANINRSLLSLANCINALGKRKKKGFVFVPFRDSKLTRILKDGLCGNSRTVMVATVSGSSHQYEHTVNTLKYADRAKEIKTHVHENRGTVETHIAEYQRMIDALQEERRELRAEVDRLKGGGGGGGGGRVGVGGPSNGFAAAVNGGRVPRESGGNGGWNGGGHEQGLTVEEVEKFAQELAEATDACAKAQRVLLERQTREASARAAAAASALEALAPSAGDAGKRPTGPTDRGQVAAAAGKKKSVGFFGFGLGGKGGGGGGGADDAGSDAGSDASSSFADRPVLASDLAVLHARASLAVAADLDAAALETRDRLIEDQRRAIAALMSALGPAARESRLDLPARCAPSQLEERYRALVPNGGKDGGVKEGGGVGPGGGSNAGGGSVAASVLPVDAIRVEAEALAARARAAEESRHSTPDGKRSAGSGSGSGSGSGSGSERGSGSGGHQRRDSIGAFELEYSPEVLEMDSFIHGNGYGDGGDEGAAGGRFHAGPLSPVAEAVASSRANVFRQESSGPASSSGSAGERSKAGGSSASGSKENRVSSGGALAQEKRSKKKLEEAHAIYGQNAQQKRRGGAISERLKRLAGRKSKSASPSSD